In Osmia bicornis bicornis chromosome 1, iOsmBic2.1, whole genome shotgun sequence, the following proteins share a genomic window:
- the LOC114875465 gene encoding uncharacterized protein LOC114875465, producing the protein MFDTEKFIEEIEKRPAIYDVNRSEYNDRNAKMTAWDEVCQVMVPNWARLTDEERNVEEKNLRGKWRNIRDYFMKELKLQKSQKLGPAGRKRKKYMYFDQLLFLMPTVENKRNVGATLNNCKSEESEGEVDNPVIEEYDVPLAHAAPSITTGREYLQPGASYKMYPRYPKQLCETSFTSFDNEIHDILSSHSSQRVTYDEDDYDKMFLLSLLPIIRQVPEEKKLDVRIQMQQVLALALRPPDNKQ; encoded by the exons ATGTTCGATACGGAAAAGTTTATCGAAGAAATCGAGAAACGACCGGCGATTTACGATGTGAATCGTAGCGAGTACAACGACCGTAACGCCAAGATGACCGCGTGGGACGAGGTCTGCCAGGTGATGGTACCGAATTGGGCGCGCTTGACGGACGAGGAGAGAAACGTAGAAG AGAAAAATTTACGGGGTAAATGGAGAAATATTCGAGATTATTTCATGAAAGAGCTGAAACTTCAGAAGTCGCAGAAATTAGGACCAGCTGGtcgaaaacgaaagaaatacATGTATTTCGATCAGCTGTTGTTTCTGATGCCCACTGTGGAGAATAAACG AAACGTAGGAGCAACGTTAAATAATTGCAAATCCGAAGAAAGCGAGGGTGAAGTTGACAATCCTGTGATCGAAGAATACGACGTACCATTGGCACACGCCGCTCCCTCCATAACGACGGGCAGGGAGTACCTTCAACCGGGTGCCTCCTATAAAATGTACCCCCGTTATCCAAAGCAGCTTTGCGAGACGTCGTTCACGTCGTTCGATAATGAAATTCACGATATCTTGTCGTCGCATAGCAGCCAACGAGTTACGTACGACGAGGACGACTACGACAAAATGTTTCTGCTCTCCTTGTTGCCGATCATTCGGCAAGTACCGGAAGAGAAGAAATTGGACGTCAGGATACAGATGCAACAAGTCCTGGCCCTGGCGCTACGTCCACCGGACAACAAGCAATGA